The following are encoded together in the Longimicrobium sp. genome:
- a CDS encoding helix-turn-helix domain-containing protein yields the protein MVEDASPPAPALDADTENRILAAAHAVFTRRGTHGARMQEIADEAGVNKALLHYYFRSKERLAEAVFGRAAGQLLPRIFQVLGSAAPLEEKVREVVEVETDFMLERPYLPGYVLGEANFNPDLIRRVLEGRGRPPIGALQAQLDAAAQGGRLRPTDAEQFLVNLLSLILFPFVARPMMGMLLGMDDERWRAFVLERRGWLADFLLDALRP from the coding sequence ATGGTCGAAGACGCTTCTCCCCCCGCCCCGGCGCTGGACGCCGACACCGAGAACCGCATCCTGGCCGCCGCGCACGCGGTGTTCACGCGGCGGGGGACGCACGGCGCCCGCATGCAGGAGATCGCCGACGAGGCGGGGGTGAACAAGGCGCTGCTGCACTACTACTTCCGCAGCAAGGAGCGCCTGGCCGAGGCGGTCTTCGGGCGCGCGGCCGGGCAGCTCCTCCCGCGCATCTTCCAGGTCCTGGGCTCCGCCGCCCCGCTCGAGGAGAAGGTGCGGGAGGTGGTGGAGGTGGAGACCGACTTCATGCTGGAGCGCCCCTACCTCCCCGGCTACGTGCTGGGCGAGGCCAACTTCAACCCCGACCTCATCCGCCGCGTCCTCGAGGGCCGCGGCCGCCCGCCGATCGGCGCGCTGCAGGCGCAGCTCGACGCGGCGGCGCAGGGAGGCCGGCTCCGGCCCACCGACGCCGAGCAGTTCCTGGTCAACCTCCTCTCGCTGATCCTCTTCCCCTTCGTCGCCCGGCCGATGATGGGGATGCTGCTGGGGATGGACGACGAGCGCTGGCGCGCCTTCGTCCTGGAGCGGCGGGGGTGGCTGGCCGACTTCCTCCTCGACGCGCTGCGCCCATGA
- a CDS encoding TolC family protein, translating to MTAATLALLLATLPAPDTLRLPELQDAALARDPRAAQLALQEAAAGLRLGNLGAQRLPQLALRGEGTRQSDVTTIPIRLPGVQAPEPPRSRYQAALNVDQLVYDGGAIGRRREVERARLAEEQAGVRAALFALREEVTEAFFAAFLLQERQAEVGALIEDLEARLATVRSGVRAGAALPGDTAAVQAELLRARQLRAEAAADRRAALAVLAELTGRPAGEGDVLALPALGGAVARVRAAGGAAGVRDRPEYARFERTRERLRREAGVVAARTRPQVQAFGQLGLGRPGPFLLFDDGVNDFWMVGIRAQWQPWTWGTDRRERELLRVQQQVAATEEAAFTARLERQVQDELAAMERLEAALESDERIITLREQVERQARRQFEERVITADQYVDVRTDVFEARLARQRHRVELARARARYLTTLGVELR from the coding sequence ATGACCGCCGCGACGCTCGCGCTGCTGCTCGCCACCCTTCCGGCGCCCGACACGCTCCGCCTGCCCGAGCTGCAGGACGCCGCCCTGGCCCGCGACCCGCGCGCCGCCCAGCTCGCGCTGCAGGAGGCCGCCGCCGGGCTGCGCCTGGGCAACCTGGGCGCCCAGCGGCTCCCCCAGCTCGCCCTGCGCGGCGAGGGGACCCGCCAGTCCGACGTGACCACGATCCCGATCCGGCTCCCCGGCGTGCAGGCCCCCGAGCCGCCCAGGAGCCGCTACCAGGCCGCCCTCAATGTCGACCAGCTCGTCTACGACGGCGGCGCCATCGGCCGGCGGCGCGAGGTGGAGCGGGCGCGGCTGGCCGAGGAGCAGGCCGGGGTGCGCGCGGCCCTCTTCGCCCTGCGCGAGGAGGTGACCGAGGCGTTCTTCGCCGCCTTCCTCCTCCAGGAGCGCCAGGCCGAAGTCGGCGCGCTGATCGAGGACCTGGAGGCGCGCCTCGCCACGGTGCGCTCCGGCGTCCGCGCGGGCGCCGCGCTCCCCGGCGACACGGCCGCCGTGCAGGCCGAGCTGCTGCGCGCCCGCCAGCTGCGCGCCGAGGCCGCCGCCGACCGCCGGGCCGCCCTGGCCGTCCTCGCCGAGCTCACCGGCCGCCCCGCCGGCGAGGGCGACGTGCTGGCTCTCCCCGCGCTGGGCGGCGCGGTGGCGCGCGTGCGGGCGGCGGGGGGCGCGGCCGGCGTGCGCGACCGGCCCGAGTATGCGCGCTTCGAGCGCACGCGCGAGCGGCTGCGGCGCGAGGCCGGCGTGGTGGCCGCGCGCACGCGCCCGCAGGTGCAGGCGTTCGGGCAGCTGGGGCTGGGCCGCCCGGGGCCGTTCCTCCTCTTCGACGACGGGGTGAACGACTTCTGGATGGTGGGGATCCGCGCCCAGTGGCAGCCGTGGACGTGGGGCACCGACCGGCGCGAGCGGGAGCTGCTGCGCGTGCAGCAGCAGGTGGCGGCCACCGAGGAGGCGGCGTTCACCGCGCGGCTGGAGCGCCAGGTCCAGGACGAGCTGGCGGCGATGGAGCGGCTGGAGGCGGCGCTGGAGAGCGACGAGCGGATCATCACGCTCCGCGAGCAGGTGGAGCGGCAGGCGCGCCGCCAGTTCGAGGAGCGCGTGATCACCGCCGACCAGTACGTCGACGTCCGCACCGACGTCTTCGAGGCGCGCCTCGCCCGCCAGCGCCACCGTGTGGAGCTCGCCCGCGCCCGGGCCCGCTACCTCACCACGCTGGGAGTGGAGCTGCGATGA
- a CDS encoding acetyl-CoA C-acetyltransferase, whose translation MPGGYIIDAVRTPRGKGKKGKGALTEIHPQELLAQTLERLVGRTGIERAEVDDVVVGVVSQVGEQGGNLARNAVLAAGWPLHVSGVSLNRFCGSGLQAVNFAAMGVMSGAQDLVVGGGVESMSRVPMGSDGAGPDGQNPLLRARHFQVPQGISADLIATLEGFTREELDRFALQSQQKAAEAQRECRFSRSLFPVVDPATGAVALEKDEYLRPDTTQEGLAQLQPAFAELGAKPVGPNGETMDEMALGIYPQAGEIRHLHTAGNSSGIVDGAAAVLLASEAYVRSRGLKPRARIRAVATHGEEPLIMLTAPAETARKALRRAGMDVADIDLWEINEAFATVPLQTIRRLGIDPAKVNVNGGAIALGHPLGATGAMLLGTALDELERRGLGTALVTLCIAGGQGVATIIERV comes from the coding sequence ATGCCCGGGGGATACATCATCGACGCGGTGCGGACGCCGCGGGGGAAGGGGAAGAAGGGGAAGGGCGCGCTCACGGAGATCCACCCGCAGGAGCTGCTGGCGCAGACGCTCGAGCGCCTGGTCGGGCGGACGGGGATCGAGCGCGCCGAGGTGGACGACGTGGTGGTGGGCGTGGTGAGCCAGGTGGGCGAGCAGGGCGGCAACCTGGCCCGCAACGCGGTGCTGGCGGCGGGGTGGCCGCTGCACGTGTCGGGCGTCTCGCTCAACCGCTTCTGCGGCTCGGGGCTGCAGGCGGTCAACTTCGCCGCCATGGGCGTGATGAGCGGCGCGCAGGACCTGGTGGTGGGCGGCGGCGTGGAGAGCATGTCGCGCGTGCCGATGGGCTCCGACGGCGCCGGGCCCGACGGGCAGAACCCCCTGCTGCGCGCCAGGCACTTCCAGGTGCCGCAGGGGATCAGCGCCGACCTGATCGCCACGCTGGAGGGCTTCACCCGCGAGGAGCTGGACCGCTTCGCCCTGCAGTCGCAGCAGAAGGCGGCCGAGGCGCAGCGCGAGTGCCGCTTCTCGCGCTCGCTCTTCCCCGTCGTGGACCCGGCCACCGGGGCGGTGGCGCTGGAGAAGGACGAGTACCTCCGCCCCGACACCACGCAGGAGGGGCTGGCGCAGCTGCAGCCCGCGTTCGCCGAGCTGGGCGCCAAGCCGGTGGGGCCGAACGGGGAGACGATGGACGAGATGGCGCTCGGGATCTACCCGCAGGCGGGCGAGATCCGGCACCTGCACACGGCCGGCAACTCCAGCGGCATCGTGGACGGCGCGGCGGCGGTGCTGCTGGCGTCGGAGGCCTACGTGCGGAGCCGCGGCCTGAAGCCCCGCGCGCGCATCCGCGCCGTGGCCACGCACGGCGAGGAGCCGCTCATCATGCTCACCGCCCCCGCCGAGACCGCGCGCAAGGCGCTGCGCAGGGCGGGGATGGACGTGGCCGACATCGACCTGTGGGAGATCAACGAGGCGTTCGCCACCGTGCCGCTGCAGACGATCCGGCGCCTCGGCATCGACCCGGCGAAGGTGAACGTGAACGGCGGCGCCATCGCGCTCGGGCACCCGCTGGGCGCCACGGGGGCCATGCTGCTGGGCACGGCGCTGGACGAGCTGGAGCGGCGCGGGCTCGGCACCGCGCTGGTCACGCTCTGCATCGCGGGCGGGCAGGGCGTGGCGACGATCATCGAGCGCGTCTGA
- a CDS encoding HlyD family efflux transporter periplasmic adaptor subunit: MKAISHLACIALLALAACGEDEPDAYGNFEATEVVVSAEAGGRLVRFDPDQGDRLAAGSVVGQIDTVVLALQREELLSRRGAAETRTSEAGAQIGVLQAQLATARSEYARTLRLFRDEAATAQQLDRARGEVRVLEERIAAARATTGTAREEVGGAEARIRQVDEQIRKTAITNPTAGTVLATYAEGGEFVQPGQPLYKVADLDVMVLRAYVSGDQLPRVRIGQRVQVNVDAGEGELRALPGVVSWIAPEAEFTPTPIQTREERTGLVYAIQVRVANRDGLLKIGMPGEVDFPDGGERKRTALETPAPGRRP, translated from the coding sequence ATGAAGGCGATATCCCACCTGGCCTGCATCGCCCTGCTCGCGCTGGCGGCGTGCGGCGAGGACGAGCCGGACGCGTACGGCAACTTCGAGGCGACGGAGGTGGTCGTCTCGGCCGAGGCCGGCGGGCGGCTCGTCCGCTTCGACCCCGACCAGGGCGACCGCCTGGCCGCCGGGAGCGTGGTGGGCCAGATCGACACCGTGGTCCTGGCCCTCCAGCGCGAGGAGTTGCTCTCCCGCCGCGGCGCGGCCGAGACGCGCACCAGCGAGGCCGGCGCGCAGATCGGCGTGCTCCAGGCGCAGCTCGCCACCGCGCGCAGCGAGTACGCGCGCACGCTCCGCCTCTTCCGCGACGAGGCGGCCACCGCGCAGCAGCTGGACCGCGCGCGGGGCGAGGTGCGCGTGCTGGAGGAGCGCATCGCCGCCGCGCGCGCCACCACCGGCACCGCGCGCGAGGAGGTGGGCGGCGCCGAGGCGCGCATCCGCCAGGTCGACGAGCAGATCCGCAAGACCGCCATCACCAACCCCACGGCGGGGACGGTGCTCGCCACCTACGCCGAGGGCGGCGAGTTCGTGCAGCCGGGGCAGCCGCTGTACAAGGTAGCCGACCTGGACGTGATGGTGCTGCGCGCCTACGTGAGCGGCGATCAGCTCCCGCGGGTGCGCATCGGCCAGCGCGTGCAGGTGAACGTGGACGCGGGCGAGGGCGAGCTGCGCGCGCTCCCCGGCGTGGTGAGCTGGATCGCCCCCGAGGCCGAGTTCACCCCCACGCCGATCCAGACGCGCGAGGAGCGCACCGGCCTGGTCTACGCCATCCAGGTGCGCGTCGCCAACCGCGACGGCCTGCTGAAGATCGGCATGCCCGGCGAGGTCGACTTCCCCGACGGCGGCGAGCGGAAGCGGACGGCGCTGGAGACTCCCGCGCCGGGGCGCCGGCCATGA
- a CDS encoding PaaI family thioesterase, with translation MTDVMAGPGARTRTIEWDDPMIGATAGRGMAGLEYMRAMIRGELPRPPIAWALDFLLEEVEEGRAVFTMTPAEFHYNPIGVVHGGVAATLCDSAMGCAVHTLLPAGAGYTTLEIKINLLRPITVATGPVRAEGTALHAGRTTALAEARLTDAAGKLLAYATSTCLILRPEGKG, from the coding sequence ATGACCGACGTGATGGCGGGACCCGGGGCGCGCACCCGCACCATCGAGTGGGACGACCCGATGATCGGCGCCACCGCCGGGCGGGGGATGGCGGGGCTGGAGTACATGCGGGCGATGATCCGCGGCGAGCTGCCCCGCCCACCGATCGCCTGGGCGCTGGACTTCCTGCTGGAGGAGGTGGAGGAGGGGCGCGCCGTCTTCACCATGACGCCGGCGGAGTTCCACTACAACCCGATCGGGGTGGTGCACGGCGGCGTGGCGGCCACCCTCTGCGACTCGGCGATGGGGTGCGCGGTGCACACGCTGCTCCCGGCGGGCGCCGGCTACACCACGCTGGAGATCAAGATCAACCTGCTGCGCCCGATCACCGTCGCCACCGGCCCCGTGCGCGCCGAGGGCACCGCGCTCCACGCCGGCCGCACCACGGCGCTGGCCGAGGCGCGGCTCACCGACGCCGCCGGGAAGCTCCTGGCCTACGCCACCAGCACCTGCCTGATCCTGCGGCCGGAGGGAAAGGGTTAA
- a CDS encoding ABC transporter ATP-binding protein, whose amino-acid sequence MTGEPGPAGSAVAVRGLAKRFGDVAALDGISFEVRPGELFGFIGPDGAGKTTLFRILTTLLVPDAGEARVLGLDCVRDMWALRARVGYMPGRFSLYPDLTVEENLRFFASVFGTTLEAQYELIAPIYRQIEPFRGRRAGALSGGMKQKLALSCALVHRPDILFLDEPTTGVDAVSRREFWDLLGELKAGGLTIVVSTPYMDEADRCDRVALVQKGRILGIDTPAAITARYERPLFAVRAGERYRLILTLRAYPHAHSVYPFGADVHYTDARTDAEREDIRAGLRDYLAREGFREIEVAPIGADIEDSFMALMGAADGEEAA is encoded by the coding sequence ATGACGGGCGAGCCCGGTCCGGCCGGGTCCGCCGTCGCCGTGCGCGGGCTGGCGAAGCGCTTCGGCGACGTCGCCGCGCTGGACGGGATCTCGTTCGAGGTGCGGCCGGGGGAGCTGTTCGGCTTCATCGGGCCGGACGGGGCGGGGAAGACCACGCTCTTCCGCATCCTCACCACCCTGCTGGTGCCCGATGCCGGCGAGGCGCGCGTGCTGGGGCTCGACTGCGTGCGCGACATGTGGGCGCTCAGGGCGCGCGTGGGCTACATGCCGGGGCGCTTCTCGCTCTACCCCGACCTGACGGTGGAGGAGAACCTGCGCTTCTTCGCCTCCGTCTTCGGCACCACCCTGGAGGCGCAGTACGAGCTGATCGCCCCGATCTACCGGCAGATCGAGCCCTTCCGCGGTCGCCGGGCGGGGGCGCTCTCGGGGGGGATGAAGCAGAAGCTGGCCCTCTCCTGCGCGCTGGTCCACCGCCCCGACATCCTCTTCCTGGACGAGCCGACCACGGGCGTCGACGCCGTCTCGCGGCGCGAGTTCTGGGACCTGCTGGGAGAGCTGAAGGCCGGCGGCCTCACCATCGTCGTCTCCACCCCCTACATGGACGAGGCCGACCGCTGCGACCGCGTGGCGCTGGTGCAGAAGGGCCGCATCCTGGGCATCGACACCCCCGCGGCCATCACCGCGCGCTACGAGCGGCCGCTCTTCGCCGTGCGCGCGGGCGAGCGCTACCGGCTGATCCTGACGCTCCGCGCCTACCCGCACGCCCACTCGGTCTACCCCTTCGGCGCCGACGTCCACTACACCGACGCGCGGACGGACGCGGAGCGCGAGGATATCCGGGCCGGGTTGCGGGACTACCTCGCGCGCGAGGGCTTCCGGGAGATCGAGGTCGCCCCCATCGGGGCCGACATCGAGGACAGCTTCATGGCGCTGATGGGCGCCGCCGACGGCGAGGAGGCGGCGTGA